The following DNA comes from Neovison vison isolate M4711 chromosome 13, ASM_NN_V1, whole genome shotgun sequence.
ATTTCTCAAACTTCATCACTATCTAAAGACACGGGGTGGAAAATGGCCATAAAGGTAAAAGTTGCACCATTACTCCATACTCTACTTGATAAAGCGTATTACACACAGCAGGAAAATTATGTAAAGTTaacaagttatttaaaatatataacttacAGTTTAGTCATTAAAGTTTTAGTCTACCTCCTACAGCTGGAATTTTCAAACCTAACTGCACATCAAAAGCATCTGGGGAGCCTTTATCAAAATAAGGacttttggggtgggggagactgggtggctcagtcagttgagcattgggctcttggtttcagctccggtcgtgatctcatgtGTTGCGGGATTGGGCCCCAGatagggctccccactcagcaggcagtctttatcaagattctctccctctgccaccacaTGCCCAACCCCCTCATGTGATGgagtgctctaataaataaatctttaaaacaaacaaaataggtACTTTTGGTCCTCCTTCCTTGTGGGGCTGGAAAAGTCTAGTTGAAAGAATTTGTTATCTGATTTGATGCAAACAGTTCTTGGGCAAACTTATTTCCTAGAAGATGGTGGCTCTCTCAGCTCTATGCCTTAAGTAACGTTATTTGCATTTAGATACTGAAGCTCTCTTCCTGAATGTGACCAAGTGCCCGCCAGATTAGCCACTTACTTGTTGAACAAATTTGAGCCAGTCAAGGATAAGAATAACAAAACATGCCTTAATCAGCTAATATAACTTTGAAAGCACAAAATTGCAAAATACTAGACAGTATTGGTCTCTGTAGAACTCAAGTGGTCATGTATTCGGTCACCTCTCCTCATAGATTCCTCAAATTTCTTTACAGGGGTGTTTTGGGGGTCAAGCCTACCCCTCAGCACAGGTGAGTCAGATACTATATGTACTTTAACCAACAACAAAAGTGCTTGTTGACTTAGCCCAAGACACTTCTAAATAAGCCCATGGCCACCTGTGGGTTATAAGCCATTATTGTTGTTGGCATTCTTCCAACAGGGCAAGTAGCTACTTTTCTCTGGCTCTACTCTGAGAATCTAGGAGGGGAGACAAACCCCGGAGACTGGCTGCACATAAGCTCTTATATACACTCTACAGGTCAAGACTGATAAAAGGATTCCGTGTATTCAAAATCCAGAGTTGGGTTCAGCCACCATGATTCCATCGCTAACAGGTAAATGACAAATCTTAGTCCCAGGGACATTTCATATTACACTTGTATAATCTATTTAATGGACTTTGGGAGCCGTGGCATTTAACATAATTTGTCCTCTGTATTTCACTGAGTGAATGACTAGGGAGGACAAAGATCTATGGACCGAAGAAGTGAGCTAGAATGATTTCTTGGAGAATGGATAGGAGGGAGAGTATAGACAGGCTCTGGTCATGAGCCCAAGACCGTAGGGGACTTTATCTGTTAGGCAAAGATTAGTGAGCTCCTCGGACAAGCTACAATGGAACAAGCCCTGAAGAGCGGATGAACAGTGACATCCACATGGGTGCCCATGAGGCCACTGTAcatattagtgtttttttttttgagggggcagggagcaaagggggagagactgagtcttaagcaggctccatgctcagcaaacATGGGGCACCAGCgtatgcccctgagatcatgacctgacccataatcaagagtcagatgcttaatcaactgggccacctaggtgctccagcAGAGTGTCTGCTTTATAAGACTcataaaaaatccttttaatcaCAACTGGGACTTGCTATGGTATTCCTAATTAAAACTAATTAGTTTCTGTCTTATGGACTCAAGGAATCACAGAACTGATCACCCATCCTTTGTTAccaatgtttaaaatgttttgccGTAGCTCTACAAAGAGCTCTTATAGCACTGTCAGGTACAGTTCTTACTGCTTTTCATAATCGCTAACTCGTGTAATCTTCACAATTCTATACCATGTACTCACTAATGTCCCCAATTTAGTAGGcatatttttttcagatgaggaaatgggacttgcctaaagtcacagaTGCAGTAAGTAGCACTGCCAGTATTAACACTCAGGCAGTCTGGCTTCTTGGTTCAAGCTATTTGTGTTTTATTGATTGCTAGGGTAACTACAGAGGTGAACATTTAGACTGACCTCACTCAgtgttatcttatttttcctaacattacttttttttttttttttaagattttatccatttatttgacagagagaaatcacaagtagacagagaggcaggcagagggtggagggagaagcaggctccctactgagcagagagcccgatgtggggctcgatcccaccaccctgagaccatgacctgagcggaaggcagaggcttaacccactgagccacccaggcgccccctaacatTACTTTTATTTCAACCAATTTTTCCCGcctaaaaaaaaggaagaattaaagaaaaaaagtaaaatgtatctGGAGTGTATTTTTATAAGTCAATTCATGTTGTAAAACGTAGatgaacagatatttcaaaaattaagtcCTAATCTCTAATTGGTCCCCACAGCATTTTAgatcgactttttttttttttttttaaacaatacatACAATCTATGAAAAGCAATGCTGGATGCACAGAGAAACTGAACTTGAGGTCTGGAACCGTGTCTTATTAACCTAATACAAATTAaacattgtgtttttaaaaagtgatttttgtgtgtggaatGGTCGGCTCAAGAAGGCGTGCGATTTGGAAGAGACTGGGGTTGGTTTTCAATCCTGAGCAACCAGGAGAGACAGAACGCTGAAAACTTGGACCCATCTGTGATGCTCGCGCCTTCCCTCCAGCCTAAGGACGTGATCCCGGCCTGTCTTCTCTTCCGACCGGGCAGGGACGGTCACCTGATGATCCCTAAAGGACGTTTTCCAATAACgacaacctcccactccccttcccaaAAGCCGTCAGGTGCGAAACAGGAGCCCAGCTGTCTACCGGAAGATAAGCCCTATTTCCCTTTCCCATCTCCACCGCTCGCAAGCCCCGGGGGGAATCTCCAGACCACTCCTCGCCTAAACACACCGCCGCCGAGGGCTTCCCTAGAGGTGGACCCTCCCCGTCACACCACGGGGACCCGCAGCGCCTCGGGCCATCCTGGACCCCGGACCCACCTGCGCCCTTGGTGCCCAAAACGACCCCACAACCAAGGGCAGCGACGAACTCAGCCACCGGCGCCGGCGGAAGCTGCGGCCTTGGGACCTGCCATTCGCCACGCTGGGTCAAAGAGAGGGGTGGCGCTGGGAAACTGTACCTCTTCTCCCTTGGGATGTTGGGATCTTCTCGTACTTATTTTAGCTTTTAagcattataaattattttcaaataagactTCGGCGCAAGGTGACGAGACTTGTTGTCGTAAAAGCCATCTCCTTTCCACAGCTCCGTCCTCACCACCCCCGGAACATGGTATCGCCCTGGGCCTTACCCGCCTCAGAGGCTCGCCTCCAGTTTCAAAATGGCGGCCGCCATCCGGGGGCTTCTGCTGGCTGGTCGTCACGGGTGGTGTTGAGCGAGTATCAGCTTGTCTCGCTCTTGAACCTGGATTCGACTAGGGGTTGGGAAGGGCAGTGGACGGCGTTGGGGGAGGACTGACGAGGCAAGTGGGGGCGGAGGGAAGGAGTGAGACtttggatgggggagggggcgtcCTCGGCCCTCAGGGAGACCCTGGCTCCACCTTGTCCGGGTCTGCGCTGGGGACTTGGCTCCCGGGTTTTCGGTGGCGACTGTCCTGGCCCGGCGTGGCAGAAGTGCTTATCGAGGGAAAGAAGTGATTTCACCGTGGGTCTGAAGCCCCCGGTCTTTGTGCCAACTCGCACGATTCACTCGTgtgttctccttccctctttttcgCTGTTTCCCGGCTGGATGAGTTAATCCGGCGCCAGCTTTGGCGCCTTTGGCCCTCGTGGTTGCCGTGTTTTTAGCCTCCTCGCTAGGAGTCTTGCGTGGTCTCGGGTTCAGAGACCACGAGGCTGCTAAGCACTGGGCACAAAGTAGGCGTTCTTTTTTAGTTAGTCGATTCCAGGGACCTT
Coding sequences within:
- the NDUFB1 gene encoding NADH dehydrogenase [ubiquinone] 1 beta subcomplex subunit 1, giving the protein MPLTLTCNCTSPLKVLFTETVSPAVFPRSNPGSRARQADTRSTPPVTTSQQKPPDGGRHFETGGEPLRRVRPRAIPCSGGVREDPNIPREKRYSFPAPPLSLTQRGEWQVPRPQLPPAPVAEFVAALGCGVVLGTKGAALRMNIIQIVRDHWVHILVPVGFVFGCYLDRRNDETLTAFRNKSLLFKRELRPNEEVTWK